The Methanosphaera sp. DNA segment GCTGCAGAAAATATTGCACATAAAACAAAAGTAATATAATGGAGGATTTAATTTAGATGATAACATTAATAGGTACAAATTTAGCAAAAAAAGGATTAGTATTCACATTTAATGGTGGAGCTAAAAAGTGTGAAAGTTGCAGATTTAAAAATGTATGCTTAAACTTAGAAAAAGGACGTAAATATGAAATTGTAGATGTACGTCGTGTAACACATAAATGCTCTGTACATAAAGATAATCGTGTACAGACAGTAGAAGTTAAACCTGCAACAATAAGAACAGCAATTGCATCAAAAAAAGCATATCATGGTTCAACAATAATATTCAGATCTCAGGATTGTGATGAAGAATGTGAAAACTATGATATATGTCATCCTGAAGGATTATATGATGATGATACATGTAAAATTGAGGAAATTGGTCCAAAACTTTCATGTAAATGTAGTAATGATTTAACAGAAGTAATACTTAGTCATTAGAAAATTTGATTTTTTATCAATTTTTCTTGGAAAATTATACTATAAAGATAAATATATTTTTATTCAAAAGTAAATAATAGTAAAAGAGTTTTAAAACTAAACAATTAAAACTATGAAAAAATTATTTGAGGGGATTTTATTAACATGTCAAAAAATATTTTAAAAGAAAATGTTGGAAAAAAAGCTGCAGATCTAATTAAAGATGGACAGATTGTAGGTCTTGGAACAGGATCAACAACACACTACTTTATTAGACATTTAGGTGAAAGAATTAAAAATGAAGAATTAAATATTCTTGGTATTCCTACATCATATCAGTCATTAATTATTGCAAGAGAAGCAGGAATTAACACCACAACTCTTGATGAATATGATATTGATGTTGCAGTAGATGGTGCAGATGAAGTAGATGAAAATCTTAACTTAATTAAAGGTGGAGGAGCAGCACATACCCTAGAAAAACTCGTTGATAGTTCTGCTAAAAAGTTTATTGTAATTGTTGATGATAGTAAAATGGTTAAACAGTTAGGTGAATTCCCTGTACCTATTGAAATAATTCCTGAAGCACTTCGTATTGTAAAAGAAAGTCTTATTGATATGGGTGGAAAACCTGAACTTAGGATGGGAGTTCAAAAAGATGGTCCTGTAATAACAGATAATGGTAACTTTATTGTAGATACTAAATTTGATTCTATACGTAATCCTCAAAAACTTGAAAAAGAATTAAATATTCTTCCTGGTGTTGTTGAAAATGGTATTTTCACAAATCTTGTAGATAAAGTTATTATTGGTAGTCCATCTGGTATTAAAGAAATTAATAAAGATGATATTTTATAGTTAAAATAGAATTTTTTTTTATGGAGTTGTATATTTTATGAAGCAATGTATGGATTTGGACAATCTTCACAGACGTCTTAGAAAGATTGAAGGACAAGTTGCTGCTATTGATCGTATGATTGAAAAGGATGTTCCATGTGAGGATATTCTTATGCAGGTTAATGCTGCAAAATCAGCTCTTAATAAGGTTGGAAGTATTATTCTTGAAGGACATATGAATCATTGTGTTAAAGATGCAATTGATAAGGGTGATAGTTCTGAGGCTATTGAGGACTTATCTAAGATTATAGATTATTATTCAAGAATTTAATTATTAAATTATAATATTTTCCCCTCCCTTTTTTTGATTTTTTTTATTGTTGTTTTTTTGTATTTTATTTCATTTTTCTTTATTTTTTAAATCTTCATATTTTTTGTATTTTTCTTAATTTTTTTTTATTAAATTTTTTTGTATAACTCTCCGATTTGCTTTATTTTCGGCGATTTGAGGGTCATTACCTTTATATAGTATAAGTGTTAAATTATTTATTATACCTTAAGGGGTATAGGTACAGATGTATCATTTAACATGACATGATACACATTAAAAAAAACTTGAAAGCAACCGTAGTCTCTGATAAAAAAGGCATTATGGGGATGTTATTTTTTGATGAGAATTTTTTTAATGAAAAATGAAATGTACCTATAGGGGTATAAGTAAAATAAGACTTTAATCTGAGAAATTAAAGAAACTAAACATAAAATATACATAAGGTGATATAAATGAATATAACAGGTAACATTAAAAATATATTAGGTAGTATCGTAATGCTTCCAATTGTTGCAATGGTAGGATTTTATATGTATGTATATGAAAGACATCCAATTTATACACCAAAATGTTAAATTGGAATTCATCATATACTATTGTTAAATAAATAAAAAAATAGTTATAAAAAAAATAGTAATGGCATAATACAACATTTAACTTACATATTCTCTAAGTTAGGGGTTGTCTTTTTTTATTGAAAAGATAATACCTAAGGGGGTATAGGTATTGTTTATGTTGTATCAAAATGTGTAAATAAAAATTAAAAAAATTAAAGAATACTTTTCTATTTTTCATAAATAGGAAATAGAATTTAAATCAAAAAAAAGTGTAGGTGA contains these protein-coding regions:
- a CDS encoding UPF0179 family protein, with translation MITLIGTNLAKKGLVFTFNGGAKKCESCRFKNVCLNLEKGRKYEIVDVRRVTHKCSVHKDNRVQTVEVKPATIRTAIASKKAYHGSTIIFRSQDCDEECENYDICHPEGLYDDDTCKIEEIGPKLSCKCSNDLTEVILSH
- the rpiA gene encoding ribose-5-phosphate isomerase RpiA, with the translated sequence MSKNILKENVGKKAADLIKDGQIVGLGTGSTTHYFIRHLGERIKNEELNILGIPTSYQSLIIAREAGINTTTLDEYDIDVAVDGADEVDENLNLIKGGGAAHTLEKLVDSSAKKFIVIVDDSKMVKQLGEFPVPIEIIPEALRIVKESLIDMGGKPELRMGVQKDGPVITDNGNFIVDTKFDSIRNPQKLEKELNILPGVVENGIFTNLVDKVIIGSPSGIKEINKDDIL
- a CDS encoding metal-sensing transcriptional repressor; translation: MKQCMDLDNLHRRLRKIEGQVAAIDRMIEKDVPCEDILMQVNAAKSALNKVGSIILEGHMNHCVKDAIDKGDSSEAIEDLSKIIDYYSRI